A part of Salmo salar chromosome ssa18, Ssal_v3.1, whole genome shotgun sequence genomic DNA contains:
- the LOC106576774 gene encoding leucine-rich repeat-containing protein 27 isoform X4 produces MSSLGKEMTDLHLSLDCGDNAVKTHTPHIQPECVGPIQITEDVTSDTLNFSRRNLKYVVDCILKDTTLKNLYLEGNEISRLPDMLFTSLSNLVWLDLRNNQITSLPAKIGLHRCLKTLLLEGNPITELPLELGNVITLKALSLRHCPITFPPQEVVGQGLQCILQYLRSAMAERPVSVRNSLPDMPPVEKLQLTELVKSSLDLCEEVVDEDELQRFRELRQKMSQMDRAEFGYALPISRLPRAAEGDRGHKTYPLPVIKRKKEITRGNIFPELPPFDMQYWKRSEERRLAAMKELKEKQAILEQRRKDQELLKEWRTHARVMQERKILEHKQERRERHRREEVPINAPYATESLCSVVESGEVKTHNPPPKRLQRQRSFQSQKEHKEARAARDRELEQRIRSHVQMIQERRRRPSGTAQEETEAARQDMEEAKRLQSQLAERKHESDIEYRFIAFTGENSPRCYDK; encoded by the exons ATGTCTTCCTTAGGAAAGGaaatgactgaccttcatttaAGCCTTGATTGTGGTGATAATGCTGTTAAAACACATACCCCACACATTCAACCAGAGTGTGTTGGACCTATACAGATAACTGAAGATGTCACATCTGACACGCTAAATTTCAGCAGAAGAAACTTAAAATATGTTGTGGATTGCATTTTGAAGGATACTACTTTAAAG AATTTGTATCTTGAAGGTAATGAAATATCCAGGCTTCCGGATATGCTGTTCACCAGTTTGTCAAACTTGGTGTGGTTAGATCTCAGAAATAACCAAATCACGTCCCTTCCTGCGAAAATTGGTCTACACAG ATGTCTGAAAACGTTGCTGCTAGAAGGGAATCCTATCACAGAGCTTCCACTGGAACTGG GTAACGTGATTACTCTCAAGGCCCTGAGTTTGAGGCATTGCCCCATCACGTTTCCACCTCAAGAGGTTGTGGGGCAGGGCCTCCAATGCATCCTACAGTACCTACGGAGTGCCATGGCCGAACGACCGGTTAGTGTGCGGAACTCTCTTCCAG ACATGCCCCCAGTGGAGAAGCTACAGTTGACAGAGCTTGTGAAGTCCAGTTTGGACCTTTGTGAAGAGGTGGTGGATGAAGATGAGCTGCAGAGGTTCAGAGAGCTGAGGCAGAAGATGAGCCAAATGGACAGAGCTGAGTTTGGCTATGCCCTCCCTATTTCACGCCTCCCTAGAGCAGCAGAGGGTGATAGAGGCCACAAGACATACCCTCTGCCCGTCATTAAAAG AAAGAAAGAGATTACCAGGGGAAATATATTTCCTGAGCTCCCTCCCTTTGACATGCAGTACTGGAAGAGGTCAGAGGAGAGAAGATTGGCTGCAATGAAAGAGCTTAAAGAAAAACAAGCAATTCTTGAACAAAGGAGGAA AGACCAAGAGCTCCTCAAGGAATGGCGTACTCATGCTAGGGTCATGCAGGAGAGGAAAATCTTAGAGCACAAGCAGGAAAGGCGTGAGCGACATAGAAGAGAAGAG GTACCGATAAACGCTCCATATGCCACAGAGTCTCTGTGTAGTGTTGTTGAAAGTGGTGAGGTCAAGACCCACAACCCCCCACCAAAGAGGCTCCAGAGACAGAGATCGTTCCAGTCCCAGAAGGAACACAAGGAAGCCAG GGCAGCCCGCGACCGTGAGTTAGAGCAGCGGATCAGGAGCCATGTTCAGATGATCCAGGAGAGGCGCAGGAGGCCCAGTGGCACTGCCCAAGAGGAGACAGAAGCTGCAAGGCAGGACATGGAGGAA GCCAAGAGATTGCAGTCGCAACTTGCTGAGAGGAAACATGAGAGCGACATTGAGTATCGATTCATCGCATTTACTGGGGAGAACTCGCCAAGATGCTATGACAAGTGA
- the LOC106576774 gene encoding leucine-rich repeat-containing protein 27 isoform X2 has protein sequence MSSLGKEMTDLHLSLDCGDNAVKTHTPHIQPECVGPIQITEDVTSDTLNFSRRNLKYVVDCILKDTTLKNLYLEGNEISRLPDMLFTSLSNLVWLDLRNNQITSLPAKIGLHRCLKTLLLEGNPITELPLELGNVITLKALSLRHCPITFPPQEVVGQGLQCILQYLRSAMAERPVSVRNSLPDMPPVEKLQLTELVKSSLDLCEEVVDEDELQRFRELRQKMSQMDRAEFGYALPISRLPRAAEGDRGHKTYPLPVIKRKKEITRGNIFPELPPFDMQYWKRSEERRLAAMKELKEKQAILEQRRKDQELLKEWRTHARVMQERKILEHKQERRERHRREETLKKIASGCADTQLRLSRSGAATGLANDGSLCLQCAESVILQSDVPSEAAPQLVPINAPYATESLCSVVESGEVKTHNPPPKRLQRQRSFQSQKEHKEARAARDRELEQRIRSHVQMIQERRRRPSGTAQEETEAARQDMEEAKRLQSQLAERKHESDIEYRFIAFTGENSPRCYDK, from the exons ATGTCTTCCTTAGGAAAGGaaatgactgaccttcatttaAGCCTTGATTGTGGTGATAATGCTGTTAAAACACATACCCCACACATTCAACCAGAGTGTGTTGGACCTATACAGATAACTGAAGATGTCACATCTGACACGCTAAATTTCAGCAGAAGAAACTTAAAATATGTTGTGGATTGCATTTTGAAGGATACTACTTTAAAG AATTTGTATCTTGAAGGTAATGAAATATCCAGGCTTCCGGATATGCTGTTCACCAGTTTGTCAAACTTGGTGTGGTTAGATCTCAGAAATAACCAAATCACGTCCCTTCCTGCGAAAATTGGTCTACACAG ATGTCTGAAAACGTTGCTGCTAGAAGGGAATCCTATCACAGAGCTTCCACTGGAACTGG GTAACGTGATTACTCTCAAGGCCCTGAGTTTGAGGCATTGCCCCATCACGTTTCCACCTCAAGAGGTTGTGGGGCAGGGCCTCCAATGCATCCTACAGTACCTACGGAGTGCCATGGCCGAACGACCGGTTAGTGTGCGGAACTCTCTTCCAG ACATGCCCCCAGTGGAGAAGCTACAGTTGACAGAGCTTGTGAAGTCCAGTTTGGACCTTTGTGAAGAGGTGGTGGATGAAGATGAGCTGCAGAGGTTCAGAGAGCTGAGGCAGAAGATGAGCCAAATGGACAGAGCTGAGTTTGGCTATGCCCTCCCTATTTCACGCCTCCCTAGAGCAGCAGAGGGTGATAGAGGCCACAAGACATACCCTCTGCCCGTCATTAAAAG AAAGAAAGAGATTACCAGGGGAAATATATTTCCTGAGCTCCCTCCCTTTGACATGCAGTACTGGAAGAGGTCAGAGGAGAGAAGATTGGCTGCAATGAAAGAGCTTAAAGAAAAACAAGCAATTCTTGAACAAAGGAGGAA AGACCAAGAGCTCCTCAAGGAATGGCGTACTCATGCTAGGGTCATGCAGGAGAGGAAAATCTTAGAGCACAAGCAGGAAAGGCGTGAGCGACATAGAAGAGAAGAG ACGTTGAAAAAGATAGCGTCAGGCTGCGCAGACACTCAGCTGAGGCTGTCCAGGTCAGGGGCAGCGACAGGCCTAGCTAACGATGGATCACTGTGCCTCCAGTGTGCCGAGTCAGTCATCCTGCAGTCAGATGTCCCCAGTGAGGCTGCACCACAGCTG GTACCGATAAACGCTCCATATGCCACAGAGTCTCTGTGTAGTGTTGTTGAAAGTGGTGAGGTCAAGACCCACAACCCCCCACCAAAGAGGCTCCAGAGACAGAGATCGTTCCAGTCCCAGAAGGAACACAAGGAAGCCAG GGCAGCCCGCGACCGTGAGTTAGAGCAGCGGATCAGGAGCCATGTTCAGATGATCCAGGAGAGGCGCAGGAGGCCCAGTGGCACTGCCCAAGAGGAGACAGAAGCTGCAAGGCAGGACATGGAGGAA GCCAAGAGATTGCAGTCGCAACTTGCTGAGAGGAAACATGAGAGCGACATTGAGTATCGATTCATCGCATTTACTGGGGAGAACTCGCCAAGATGCTATGACAAGTGA
- the LOC106576774 gene encoding leucine-rich repeat-containing protein 27 isoform X1: MSSLGKEMTDLHLSLDCGDNAVKTHTPHIQPECVGPIQITEDVTSDTLNFSRRNLKYVVDCILKDTTLKNLYLEGNEISRLPDMLFTSLSNLVWLDLRNNQITSLPAKIGLHRCLKTLLLEGNPITELPLELGNVITLKALSLRHCPITFPPQEVVGQGLQCILQYLRSAMAERPVSVRNSLPDMPPVEKLQLTELVKSSLDLCEEVVDEDELQRFRELRQKMSQMDRAEFGYALPISRLPRAAEGDRGHKTYPLPVIKRKKEITRGNIFPELPPFDMQYWKRSEERRLAAMKELKEKQAILEQRRNFRKQGCIVSNWHLMKSQKGRDQYYVSAKTNANKGDQELLKEWRTHARVMQERKILEHKQERRERHRREETLKKIASGCADTQLRLSRSGAATGLANDGSLCLQCAESVILQSDVPSEAAPQLVPINAPYATESLCSVVESGEVKTHNPPPKRLQRQRSFQSQKEHKEARAARDRELEQRIRSHVQMIQERRRRPSGTAQEETEAARQDMEEAKRLQSQLAERKHESDIEYRFIAFTGENSPRCYDK; this comes from the exons ATGTCTTCCTTAGGAAAGGaaatgactgaccttcatttaAGCCTTGATTGTGGTGATAATGCTGTTAAAACACATACCCCACACATTCAACCAGAGTGTGTTGGACCTATACAGATAACTGAAGATGTCACATCTGACACGCTAAATTTCAGCAGAAGAAACTTAAAATATGTTGTGGATTGCATTTTGAAGGATACTACTTTAAAG AATTTGTATCTTGAAGGTAATGAAATATCCAGGCTTCCGGATATGCTGTTCACCAGTTTGTCAAACTTGGTGTGGTTAGATCTCAGAAATAACCAAATCACGTCCCTTCCTGCGAAAATTGGTCTACACAG ATGTCTGAAAACGTTGCTGCTAGAAGGGAATCCTATCACAGAGCTTCCACTGGAACTGG GTAACGTGATTACTCTCAAGGCCCTGAGTTTGAGGCATTGCCCCATCACGTTTCCACCTCAAGAGGTTGTGGGGCAGGGCCTCCAATGCATCCTACAGTACCTACGGAGTGCCATGGCCGAACGACCGGTTAGTGTGCGGAACTCTCTTCCAG ACATGCCCCCAGTGGAGAAGCTACAGTTGACAGAGCTTGTGAAGTCCAGTTTGGACCTTTGTGAAGAGGTGGTGGATGAAGATGAGCTGCAGAGGTTCAGAGAGCTGAGGCAGAAGATGAGCCAAATGGACAGAGCTGAGTTTGGCTATGCCCTCCCTATTTCACGCCTCCCTAGAGCAGCAGAGGGTGATAGAGGCCACAAGACATACCCTCTGCCCGTCATTAAAAG AAAGAAAGAGATTACCAGGGGAAATATATTTCCTGAGCTCCCTCCCTTTGACATGCAGTACTGGAAGAGGTCAGAGGAGAGAAGATTGGCTGCAATGAAAGAGCTTAAAGAAAAACAAGCAATTCTTGAACAAAGGAGGAA TTTCAGAAAGCAGGGGTGTATTGTCTCAAATTGGCATTTGATGAAGTCCCAGAAAGGGAGGGATCAATATTATGTGTCTGCAAAAACCAATGCCAATAAGGG AGACCAAGAGCTCCTCAAGGAATGGCGTACTCATGCTAGGGTCATGCAGGAGAGGAAAATCTTAGAGCACAAGCAGGAAAGGCGTGAGCGACATAGAAGAGAAGAG ACGTTGAAAAAGATAGCGTCAGGCTGCGCAGACACTCAGCTGAGGCTGTCCAGGTCAGGGGCAGCGACAGGCCTAGCTAACGATGGATCACTGTGCCTCCAGTGTGCCGAGTCAGTCATCCTGCAGTCAGATGTCCCCAGTGAGGCTGCACCACAGCTG GTACCGATAAACGCTCCATATGCCACAGAGTCTCTGTGTAGTGTTGTTGAAAGTGGTGAGGTCAAGACCCACAACCCCCCACCAAAGAGGCTCCAGAGACAGAGATCGTTCCAGTCCCAGAAGGAACACAAGGAAGCCAG GGCAGCCCGCGACCGTGAGTTAGAGCAGCGGATCAGGAGCCATGTTCAGATGATCCAGGAGAGGCGCAGGAGGCCCAGTGGCACTGCCCAAGAGGAGACAGAAGCTGCAAGGCAGGACATGGAGGAA GCCAAGAGATTGCAGTCGCAACTTGCTGAGAGGAAACATGAGAGCGACATTGAGTATCGATTCATCGCATTTACTGGGGAGAACTCGCCAAGATGCTATGACAAGTGA
- the LOC106576774 gene encoding leucine-rich repeat-containing protein 27 isoform X3: protein MSSLGKEMTDLHLSLDCGDNAVKTHTPHIQPECVGPIQITEDVTSDTLNFSRRNLKYVVDCILKDTTLKNLYLEGNEISRLPDMLFTSLSNLVWLDLRNNQITSLPAKIGLHRCLKTLLLEGNPITELPLELGNVITLKALSLRHCPITFPPQEVVGQGLQCILQYLRSAMAERPVSVRNSLPDMPPVEKLQLTELVKSSLDLCEEVVDEDELQRFRELRQKMSQMDRAEFGYALPISRLPRAAEGDRGHKTYPLPVIKRKKEITRGNIFPELPPFDMQYWKRSEERRLAAMKELKEKQAILEQRRNFRKQGCIVSNWHLMKSQKGRDQYYVSAKTNANKGDQELLKEWRTHARVMQERKILEHKQERRERHRREEVPINAPYATESLCSVVESGEVKTHNPPPKRLQRQRSFQSQKEHKEARAARDRELEQRIRSHVQMIQERRRRPSGTAQEETEAARQDMEEAKRLQSQLAERKHESDIEYRFIAFTGENSPRCYDK, encoded by the exons ATGTCTTCCTTAGGAAAGGaaatgactgaccttcatttaAGCCTTGATTGTGGTGATAATGCTGTTAAAACACATACCCCACACATTCAACCAGAGTGTGTTGGACCTATACAGATAACTGAAGATGTCACATCTGACACGCTAAATTTCAGCAGAAGAAACTTAAAATATGTTGTGGATTGCATTTTGAAGGATACTACTTTAAAG AATTTGTATCTTGAAGGTAATGAAATATCCAGGCTTCCGGATATGCTGTTCACCAGTTTGTCAAACTTGGTGTGGTTAGATCTCAGAAATAACCAAATCACGTCCCTTCCTGCGAAAATTGGTCTACACAG ATGTCTGAAAACGTTGCTGCTAGAAGGGAATCCTATCACAGAGCTTCCACTGGAACTGG GTAACGTGATTACTCTCAAGGCCCTGAGTTTGAGGCATTGCCCCATCACGTTTCCACCTCAAGAGGTTGTGGGGCAGGGCCTCCAATGCATCCTACAGTACCTACGGAGTGCCATGGCCGAACGACCGGTTAGTGTGCGGAACTCTCTTCCAG ACATGCCCCCAGTGGAGAAGCTACAGTTGACAGAGCTTGTGAAGTCCAGTTTGGACCTTTGTGAAGAGGTGGTGGATGAAGATGAGCTGCAGAGGTTCAGAGAGCTGAGGCAGAAGATGAGCCAAATGGACAGAGCTGAGTTTGGCTATGCCCTCCCTATTTCACGCCTCCCTAGAGCAGCAGAGGGTGATAGAGGCCACAAGACATACCCTCTGCCCGTCATTAAAAG AAAGAAAGAGATTACCAGGGGAAATATATTTCCTGAGCTCCCTCCCTTTGACATGCAGTACTGGAAGAGGTCAGAGGAGAGAAGATTGGCTGCAATGAAAGAGCTTAAAGAAAAACAAGCAATTCTTGAACAAAGGAGGAA TTTCAGAAAGCAGGGGTGTATTGTCTCAAATTGGCATTTGATGAAGTCCCAGAAAGGGAGGGATCAATATTATGTGTCTGCAAAAACCAATGCCAATAAGGG AGACCAAGAGCTCCTCAAGGAATGGCGTACTCATGCTAGGGTCATGCAGGAGAGGAAAATCTTAGAGCACAAGCAGGAAAGGCGTGAGCGACATAGAAGAGAAGAG GTACCGATAAACGCTCCATATGCCACAGAGTCTCTGTGTAGTGTTGTTGAAAGTGGTGAGGTCAAGACCCACAACCCCCCACCAAAGAGGCTCCAGAGACAGAGATCGTTCCAGTCCCAGAAGGAACACAAGGAAGCCAG GGCAGCCCGCGACCGTGAGTTAGAGCAGCGGATCAGGAGCCATGTTCAGATGATCCAGGAGAGGCGCAGGAGGCCCAGTGGCACTGCCCAAGAGGAGACAGAAGCTGCAAGGCAGGACATGGAGGAA GCCAAGAGATTGCAGTCGCAACTTGCTGAGAGGAAACATGAGAGCGACATTGAGTATCGATTCATCGCATTTACTGGGGAGAACTCGCCAAGATGCTATGACAAGTGA